A single Brassica rapa cultivar Chiifu-401-42 chromosome A04, CAAS_Brap_v3.01, whole genome shotgun sequence DNA region contains:
- the LOC103864052 gene encoding glycerophosphodiester phosphodiesterase GDPD2, with product MALRTVLVADVPSLPDSVYGLSEGLDMSKPTSFKMPGFSVIGHRGNGMNVLQSSDRRTRGFKENSILSFNSAAKFPIDFIEFDVQVTKDDCPVIFHDDFIYSQENGIVNESRVTDLSLSEFLLYGPQKEAEKIGKTLMRKSKEGQVLKWDVDSDDPLCTLQEAFERVEQSLGFNIELKFDDQIVYEREFLVHVLRTVLQVVFDYAKDRPVIFSSFQPDAAQLVRELQSTYPVYFLTDAGNQMYKDERRNSLEEAIKVCLEGKLQGIVSEVKGVFRNPSAIAKIKESNLSLLTYGKLNNVGEAVYMQYVMGIDGVIVDFVEEISESVTLMMIRPPSPSSPLPSSASKDDVAVITRPEFSQKEIDFLLKLLSQLIQH from the exons ATGGCTCTTCGTACTGTCCTCGTAGCCGACGTCCCCAGCCTCCCTGATTCCGTTTACGGATTATCCGAAG GTTTAGATATGAGCAAACCGACATCGTTTAAGATGCCTGGATTCTCTGTGATCGGGCACAGAGGAAATGGTATGAATGTGTTGCAATCATCTGATCGGAGAACCAGAGGGTTTAAAGAAAACTCTATCCTCTCTTTCAATTCCGCCGCCAAGTTTCCCATCGATTTCATTGAGTTCGACGTTCAG GTTACAAAAGATGATTGTCCAGTCATTTTCCACGATGATTTCATCTACTCTCAAGAGAAT GGTATTGTTAATGAGAGTAGAGTGACTGACTTGAGCCTCTCTGAGTTTCTCCTCTATGGACCTCAGAAAGAAGCTGAGAAAATAGGCAAGACCCTTATGAGGAAATCCAAAGAAGGTCAGGTTTTGAAATGGGACGTTGACTCTGATGATCCCCTTTGCACGCTACAAGAAGCATTCGAAAGAGTTGAGCAATCTCTAGGGTTCAATATCGAGTTGAAATTCGATGATCAGATTGTCTATGAACGAGAGTTTCTTGTCCATGTCCTCAGAACAGTTCTTCAG GTGGTGTTTGATTATGCTAAAGACAGACCAGTGATCTTCTCAAGTTTCCAACCAGATGCAGCACAGCTTGTTAGGGAGCTACAGAGCACTTACCCT GTTTACTTTCTGACTGATGCGGGGAACCAAATGTACAAAGATGAGAGAAGAAACTCACTAGAAGAAGCCATAAAAGTTTGCTTGGAAGGAAAGCTACAAGGCATTGTTTCAGAGGTAAAAGGAGTTTTCAGAAACCCATCAGCCATTGCCAAGATCAAAGAATCTAACCTCTCTCTCCTTACATACGGCAAACTCAA CAATGTGGGGGAGGCAGTGTACATGCAATATGTGATGGGGATTGATGGAGTGATTGTAGACTTTGTTGAGGAGATTTCTGAGTCAGTAACACTCATGATGATTCGAccaccatcaccatcatcacCATTACCGTCATCAGCTTCGAAGGATGATGTTGCTGTCATTACAAGACCTGAGTTTTCACAAAAGGAGATTGATTTTCTTCTCAAGCTTCTCTCACAGTTGATACAACATTGA
- the LOC103864051 gene encoding double-stranded RNA-binding protein 5 — protein MYKNQLQELAQRSCFSLPSYTCIREGPDHAPRFKASVNFNGEIFKSPTYCSTLRQAEHAAAEVSLNVLSSRVPSKSLTAKILDETGIYKNLLQETAHRAGLDLPMYTSVRSGSYHFPAFSCTVELAGMSFTGESAKTKKQAEKNAAIAAWSSLKKMASLDSMGGKENGEEKEQEVVARVLSRFKPKEVRRRETTNQWRRRTSQQDTNKDLSERLRWINLLTYEPSKSQASRTNLQQFKGISLQEAKEETEMMITTKSFPLPVAAHHKARLNESSSGGCSNQIPFSDRGRFSFVGGCNRLAPAVQIRSVIPVFAAPASKPNPTPSTSSSSSSSSSSINSCSVPKTPGLGGQEKNLTQTKNVDQTHD, from the exons ATGTATAAGAATCAGCTGCAAGAGCTTGCACAGAGAAGCTGTTTCAGCTTACCATCATATACTTGCATAAGAGAAGGACCAGATCATGCTCCAAGATTCAAAGCTTCTGTCAACTTCAACGGTGAGATATTTAAGAGTCCCACTTACTGTTCCACTCTCAGACAAGCTGAGCATGCAGCTGCTGAAGTTTCACTTAATGTCCTTTCCTCTAGAGTCCCTTCTAAATCCTTGACTGCAAAGATTCTT GATGAGACAGGAATTTACAAGAACTTGCTACAAGAGACAGCACATAGAGCTGGTCTTGATCTGCCAATGTACACAAGTGTGAGATCAGGATCTTATCACTTCCCAGCTTTCTCTTGCACTGTGGAGCTTGCTGGGATGAGTTTCACTGGAGAATCAGCAAAGACAAAGAAACAAGCTGAGAAAAACGCAGCCATTGCAGCTTGGTCCTCTTTGAAGAAAA TGGCAAGCTTGGATTCTATGGGAGGAAAGGAAAATGGGGAAGAGAAGGAACAAGAAGTAGTAGCAAGAGTACTTTCAAGATTTAAACCCAAAGAAGTGAGAAGAAGAGAGACCACAAACCaatggagaagaagaacaagtcaACAAGATACAAACAAAGACTTGTCTGAGAGATTGAGATGGATCAATCTATTAACCTATGAACCTTCAAAAAGCCAGGCTTCAAGAACAAACCTTCAACAATTCAAAGGGATATCATTACAAGAAGCTAAGGAAGAGACAGAGATGATGATCACCACAAAGTCGTTTCCTTTGCCAGTGGCTGCTCATCATAAAGCCAGACTCAACGAATCATCGAGCGGCGGATGTAGTAACCAAATCCCATTTTCCGACAGAGGCAGGTTCAGTTTCGTCGGAGGTTGTAATAGGCTAGCTCCAGCGGTTCAAATCAGAtcggtgattccagttttcgcAGCTCCGGCATCAAAACCAAACCCTACTCCTagcacatcatcatcatcatcatcatcatcatcatctataAACTCTTGCTCTGTTCCAAAGACGCCGGGATTGGGAGGTCAAGAGAAGAATCTAACCCAAACGAAAAATGTGGATCAAACCCATGATTAG
- the LOC103864050 gene encoding probable protein S-acyltransferase 6, producing the protein MYAVTPPQRSDLGSNYGLRVYQTWKGSNIFCLQGRFIFGPDARSLGLTISLIVVPVIVFCIFVASKLMDDFSDTWGVSIVTVAVVFTIYDIILLMLTSGRDPGIIPRNSHPPEPEVLDGNSGTSQTPRLPRVKEVEVNGNIFKVKYCDTCMLYRPPRCSHCSICNNCVERFDHHCPWVGQCIAQRNYRFFFMFVFSTTLLCVYVLAFCCVYIRKIKESEDITIWKAMLKTPASIALIIYTFICMWFVGGLTGFHLYLISTNQTTYENFRYSYDRRSNPHNKGVVDNFKEIFCSAIPPSKNSFRAMVPREAAPMPSRSAVGGGFMSPNMGRGNDEIEMGRKGVWAMAEHGDDKNGSNNERFHVNDDELGDIRTTTDDDEQSGSRPNIHPRHSSWEMSPEVMALASRRT; encoded by the exons ATATTTTGTCTTCAGGGAAGGTTTATATTTGGGCCAGACGCAAGATCACTTGGTCTGACCATAAGTCTCATCGTGGTCCCTGTTATAGTATTCTGCATCTTTGTTGCAAGCAAGCTAATGGATGACTTCTCTGATACTTGGGGAGTCTCAATAGTCACTGTCGCTGTTGTCTTCACCATTTAT GACATAATTCTTCTGATGCTTACATCCGGAAGGGATCCAGGGATTATCCCAAGAAACTCTCATCCTCCTGAGCCTGAAGTTCTCGATGGAAACTCAGGGACAAGCCAAACGCCAAGACTGCCTCGAGTAAAGGAAGTTGAAGTTAATGGAAACATATTTAAGGTCAAGTATTGTGACACTTGCATGCTCTACAGACCTCCTCGCTGCTCACATTGCTCTATCTGCAACAACTGTGTTGAAAGATTTGACCATCACTGTCCTTGGGTTGGTCAATGCATTGCCCAA AGGAATTATCGGTTCTTCTTCATGTTTGTCTTCTCCACGACTCTTCTCTGTGTATACGTGTTGGCCTTTTGCTGTGTCTATATAAGGAAGATCAAAGAATCTGAAGATATAACCATTTGGAAAGCAATGCTCAAAACTCCTGCCTCCATTGCTCTTATAATCTACACATTCATATGTATGTGGTTCGTTGGAGGCTTAACAGGCTTCCATCTCTATCTCATCAGCACTAATCAG ACTACCTATGAGAATTTCAGATACAGTTATGACCGGCGTAGCAACCCACATAACAAAGGAGTGGTTGATAACTTTAAAGAAATCTTCTGTTCTGCGATACCTCCTTCAAAGAACAGTTTCAGAGCTATGGTACCTAGGGAAGCAGCTCCAATGCCGTCAAGATCAGCTGTTGGCGGCGGTTTTATGAGTCCAAACATGGGGAGAGGTAATGATGAGATTGAAATGGGGAGGAAAGGTGTGTGGGCAATGGCTGAACATGGTGATGACAAGAACGGTAGTAATAATGAACGGTTTCATGTCAACGACGATGAGTTAGGTGACATTAGGACCACAACGGATGATGATGAACAAAGTGGTAGTAGGCCTAACATTCACCCTAGGCACTCAAGCTGGGAGATGTCACCAGAGGTTATGGCCTTAGCATCAAGGAGAACTTAG